The Streptomyces laurentii region GGGCGTGGGCTGGAACGTGGCAGGGGTACGGGTGGAAGCGGTGGCAGTCGTCATGGTGGCTGTGGAGGCCATGAGATTCCCCGGGAGGTTCGGGGGTGTGCCGCTCGCGCTATCTAGAGGGGCCCGGGACTCATGTATCCCGAGGGGTATCTACTTAGAGCCACTGGTACCAGGAAGCCCCCACCCCGGCGAGGACGGCGACCTCCTCACGGCGCAGACCGGGCGTACGGCGCCGGGCACCGCCGTCCGGCAGGCCCGCCTCGGCCGGGCTGACCCGGGCACGGCGGCTCATCAGGAACTCGCGGAGCTCCGCCAGCCGACGCGCCTTGCCGTCCGTGCTCTCCAGCACCGTGGCCACGTGTGTTCCTCCCCTGGGCCCGAGGCCGCTCCGGCTGTCCGGCTGGTCCGGTGTCTGGATGTCTGGATGTCTGGATGTCTGGATGTCTGGATGTCTGGATGTCTGGTGGTACGGCCACCAGGATAAGTACCCGCTCCCCACGGTTGTTCCCGTACGCCGAGGGTGGACGCATGCCCACCGACACCCTGGCCTCCCCCTCCGCCGTACAGAGAACCGCGTCCCCCACCCCCACCCCGTCCTCCGACGCGCTCACCGGCCGCGCGCGGCTCATCCTTCTCGTCCTGTGCGCCGCCCAGTTCATGGTGGCGCTGGACTTCTCCGTCCTGAACGTCGCCCTGCCCGTGCTCGGCGCGGACCTCGGTCTCAGCCCCGCCGCCCTGCAGTGGGCGGTCACCGCCTTCGCCCTGCCGTCCGGCGGCTTCCTGCTGCTCTCCGGCCGGATCGGCGACCTGTACGGGCGGCGGAAGCTGTTCCTCGCGGGCCTCGCGCTCTTCGGCGCGGCCTCGCTGCTCGCCACCCTCGCCTGGAACCCGGCCGTCTTCCTCACCGGCCGCGCCCTCCAGGGCATCGGCGCGGCGGCCATCGTGCCCACCGGCATGTCGCTGCTGACCACGACCTTCCCCGAGGGCCCGCAGCGCGCCCGCGCGCTCGGTATCTCCGGCACCCTGCTGTCGCTCGGCTTCACCATCGGCATGGTGCTCGGCGGCATCCTCACCGACACCCTCGGCTGGCGTTCCACGATGGGCCTGCTCGCCCTGTTCAGCGCGCTCGTGCTGCCGCTCGCGCCGCGGCTGCTGCCCGAGTCCCGCACCCCCGAGCGGCCCCGGCTCGACGTGCCCGGCGCGGTGACCGTCACCGGCGGTCTGCTGGCGCTGATCTACGCCCTGTCGACGGCCGCCGAGCGCGGCTTCGGCGACGCGGACGTCCTGGTCACCCTGGTCCTGGGGGTCGTGCTCCTGGTGGTGTTCGGGATCGTCGAGTCCCGGCATCCGGCCCCGCTGGTGTCGCTGCCGATGCTGCGCCGCCGTACGGTCGCCTTCGGCAACCTGGGCGGGCTCGTCACCTTCTCGATGATGTCGGTCGTCGTCTTCTCGCTGACGCTCTATCTCCAGGAGACGCTGGGCCTGTCCAGCTTCCGCACCGGCCTGGTCTTCGGCGTCCAGGGCATCCTGTCGGTGCTCGCCGGGTCCCTCGCCTCGCGGGTCATCGCACGCCTCGGCGCCCGCCGCACCCTGGTCCTCGGCCTGGCCGGCCAGGGGCTGCTCACCGCCGCGCTGCTCGGCATCGGCACCGGCTCGGGCGCGGTCCTCGCGACGGTGGCCGTGTCGCTGGCCTCGATGTGCCACCTGGCCGTGATCATCTCGTACGGCGTGACCGTGACGTCCGGCGTCCCGCACGAGGAGCAGGGCCTGGCCACCGGTCTGGTGACCACCACGCAGCAGGTCGGCATGACCATCGGCATCCCGCTGCTCGGGGTGCTCGCCACCACCGGAGACACGTTGTACGGGGGTGTGCGGACGGTCCTCGCCATCGCCGCGGTGATCGTGCTCGCGGCGGCCGCCCTGGTCGCGGCAGGCTTGCCCCGTACGGCCACCGCTGAGTGAGCCCGCACCGCCGCCGCTCGGTGAGCCCGCACCGCCGCCGCCGAGTGAGCCCGCGACGGCGGAACGAGCGCTACGGGCGGTCGAGCCGGAGCCGTACCGCCTTCGGCAGACCCGCGACGACCAGGTCGTACGAGTCCTCGACGAGCTCCCGGACCATGCGGTCCGGGAGCTCTCCCACGGTCACCGTGTTCCAGTGCCGCTTGTTCATGTGATAGCCGGGAACGATCGCCGGGTACTCCTCGCGGAGCCGTACGGCGTCGTCCGGATCGCATTTGAGGTTGATCCGCAGCGGCTCGGCGTCCAGCGACGCGAGGGCGAACATCTTCCCGGCGACCTTGAAGACCGAGGCCTCCGGGCCGAACGGGAACTCCTCGGTCGCGTCGTTGAAGTCCAGGCAGAAGGCCCGCAGCCGCTCCGGTGTCATCGCTCCGCTTTCTCCTCGCCGGTGCCGTCCGCACCGTCCCGGCCATCGCGGCCATCGCGGCCATCAGGGCGGTCCGCACTGCCCGGGAATCCCGCGCCGTCCGGGCCGATCGGTTCGGCGAGCACGGTGACGATCTTGTTGCGGCGGCCGGCCGGGGCCTCGGCGGTCAGCCGCAGCGTCCGCCGGTCCGGGAGTTCCACGACGGCGTTCGCCCCGGCGATCGGCACCCGGCCGAGCGCCTTGGCGAGCAGGCCGCCGACGGTCTCCACATCCTCGTCGTCGTACTCGTCCGGGCCGAAACCGTACAGCTCGCCGAGGTCACCGATGTCGAGACGCGCGGTGACCCGGTAGCGGTCGTGGCCCAGCTCCTCGACGGGCGGCAGCTCCCGGTCGTACTCGTCGGTGATCTCGCCGACGATCTCCTCCAGGATGTCCTCGATGGTGACGATGCCGGCCGTGCCGCCGTACTCGTCAATGACGACGGCGACGTGCGTACGGTCCTGCTGCATCTCGCGCAGCAGGTCGCCGGCGTTCTTCGTGTCGGGCACGAAGGCCGCCGGCCGCATCGCCGTGGACACCAGGTCGGCCTCGGCCTCGCGGCTGATGTGCGTCTTGCGGACCAGGTCCTTCAGATACACGACGCCGACGATGTCGTCCTCGTTCTCGCCGGTCACCGGGATCCGGGAGAAGCCGGAGCGCAGCGCGAGGGTGAGGGCCTGGCGGACGGTCTTGTGGCGCTCGATGCAGACGAGGTCGGTGCGCGGCACCATCACCTCGCGGACGAGGGTGTCGCCGAGTTCGAAGACGGAGTGCACCATGCGGCGCTCCTCGTCCTCGATGAGCGACTCCTGCTCGGCGAGGTCGACCATGGCCCGCAGTTCGGCCTCGGAGGCGAACGGGCCCTTGCGGAAGCCCTTGCCGGGGGTGACCGCGTTGCCGATGAGGATCAGCAGCTGCGGGATCGGGCCCATCACGCGGGCCAGCGGCACCAGGACGTACGCGGCGGCGGTCGCCGTGTTCAGCGGGTGCTGGCGGCCGATGGTGCGCGGCGAGACGCCGACGGCGACGTACGACACGAGCACCATCACGGCGATGGCGACGAGCAGCGCCTCCCAGGTCTCCGGGAGGGCTGTCAGACAGGCGTAGGTGACGAGGACCCCGGCCGCCGTCTCGCAGGCGACGCGGACGAGCAGCGCCACGTTGAGATAGCGGGTGGGGTCGGCGGCGACCTGGGTGAGTTTCTCGGCGCCGCGCCGCCCCGACCGTACGGCCTCGGCGGCGCGGAAGCTGGAGACGCGGGCTATGCCGGCCTCGGCGCAGGCCGCGAGCCAGGCGACCACGACCAGGGCGACCGCGCCGAGGATCAGTTGTGCGTTCATGACGGAGGACCGGTCCGGTCCGGCGTCAGGAGACGGTCGGCGCCGGGGACGGGCCGGTCAGGCCCTTCTCCGCGCGCCAGCCGTCCACGATGGCGGCCTGGAGGCCGAACATCTCGGCCTTCTCGTCCGGCTCCTCGTGGTCGTAGCCGAGCAGGTGGAGCACTCCGTGGACGGTGAGCAGCTGGAGCTCCTCGTCCATGGAGTGCCCGGTCGGGGCGTCCTCGCCCTGCTTCTTGGCGACCTCGGGGCAGAGCACGATGTCGCCGAGCAGGCCCTGCGGGGGCTCGGCGGCCTCGTCGTCCTTCGACGGCGGGCGCAGCTCGTCCATCGGGAAGGACATGACATCCGTCGGGCCCGGCAGGTCCATCCACTGGATGTGGAGCTGTTCCATGGCCTCGGCGTCCACCACGATCACCGAGAGTTCGGAGAGCGGGTGGATGCGCATGCGCGCGAGCGCGTAGCGGGCGATGTCGAGGATCGCCTGCTCGTCGACCTCGGTGCCGGACTCGTTGTTGACGTCGATCGACATGTGCTGCTGTGTCTACTTCCCGTTGCGGCGTTCGCGACGGCCGCCGTCGTGGTCGCGGTGGTCGCGACCGCTGTCGTTGCGGCTGTCGTACTTCTCGTACGCGTCGACGATACGGCCGACGAGCTTGTGCCGTACGACATCCTGCGACGTGAGCGTGGAGAAGTGCACGTCCGGCACCCCGTCCAGGATGTCCCGGACCTGGCGCAGACCGCTCTTCGTGCCGCCCGGGAGGTCGACCTGGGTGATGTCGCCGGTGATGACGATCTTCGAATCGAAGCCGAGGCGGGTGAGGAACATCTTCATCTGCTCGGGGTTCGTGTTCTGCGCCTCGTCCAGAATGATGAACGCGTCGTTCAGAGTGTTGTGCGTCAACAGATAGTCCTGCGTGACGTACAGCGAGTCCTCGGCCGCGACCTGGATGCAGACCGTCTCCTCACGCCCCGCCGGCTCGATGGAATCAATGAAGCGCATCGGACGGCCGCCACCGCCGGCCGCGTGGTAGGTATCCCGCTTCCGAGCGAGTCGGAACGGTTCCAGGCCCTCCGGCAGACGGATGTCGACGACGTGGGCGTCATACCGGTGCTTACCCAGAGCGTTCCCCTGCGGGCGGCCGTCAGCCTCCCGGCGCCGGGTGTAGGCGACGCCTCCCAGCGACTGGACCAGAGCGATCACATCGTCGCGAAGGATGATCGATGTGGTCGAGTACTGAATCCGGCACGTGCGGTCCCGCTGCGTCACCGGCCCTCCGTCGGAGTCGAGGAGCCCCTGAAGGACGGCAAGGCGGACATCGGCGGAGTTGAGGAGATAGTCGTCCGGCACGAACTTGGAGTGCGAGCGCGTTCCCAGCAGATCGAACTGCCGGAGCACACGGGTGACGGGGTTCTCCGTCGTCACCCTGTAGCCAGGGGACGCCACTCGGTTGAGGACGTAATCCGGCCCCTTCTTCCACTGGACCGAAACCCCGGGCAACGCCGCTTCCAACGCCTCGGCGAGCTCCGGGTCCCCACTGGAGAACGAGGGCGTCGTCGAACCCGTCAGACACCCGTCACCCAGCAGCAACCCCAGCGCGTACGGATCCATGGGCACCACACGCTCGGGCAGGGCCACGGGCGCGGTCAACAGCGGCAGCTCGTAGCGGGGGGCATGGGCCGCCCGAAGGTTGCCGATCATTTCCCGGGTCTCCAGGACCCGCCACGGCTTGTTCCTGCGCTTGTCTGCGGCCGTACGCACCGTCCAGAGGTGCTCGCCGCAGCACAGGGTCCAGGAGCCGTCCTGGGCCGACAGCCGGTAGATGTCCTTCTCCCCTTGCGGGTAGACGCCGAGAACCGGGGTGGGCTCACCGTTGGAACCGATGACGAGGTCCCCGACCTGGAGGTCGCCGATGGGCCGCCAGCCGTCCGGCGTCAGCACATTGGTGAAGACGGGCTGGGCGCGGCCCCTCATGTAGGCCAGGGGCGCGACCTCGATGGTCCCGCTCGCCATCAGCTTGGGGATGGAGTCGGGGTCGAGCATGTCGTGCAGCGCGTCGTACAGCGGGCGCAGGTACGGGTCGATCTTCTCGTACAGGGTGCCGGGCAGGAAGCCGAGCCGCTCGCCGGCCTCGACGGCCGGGCGGGTCAGGATGATGCGGGTGACCTGCTTGGACTGGAGGGCCTGCACGGCCTTGGCCATGGCCAGGTAGGTCTTGCCGGTGCCGGCGGGGCCGATGCCGAAGACGATGGTGTGCTTGTCGATGGCGTCGACGTAGCGCTTCTGGTTGAGGGTCTTGGGGCGGATGGTGCGGCCGCGGCTGGACAGGATGTTCTGGGTGAGGACCTCGGAGGGCGTCTCGTCCGCCGTCTCCCCGTCCTCCTTGCGCAGCATCGCGATCGAGCGTTCCACGGCGTCCTCCGTCATCGGCTGACCGGTGCGGAGCACCAGCATCATCTCGTCGAACAGGCGCTGGACCACCGCGACCTCCGTCGCGTCGCCGACCGCGCTGATCTCGTTTCCCCGTACGTGGATGTCCGTGGCCGGGAACGCCTTCTCGATCACGCGCAGCAGTGCGTCACCGGATCCGAGCATCATCACCATGGGGTGCTTCGCGGGGACGGTGAACTGGGCGCGCGCCTGCCCCGGCGCGAGGGTCTGGGCTGTGGGTGTGCGATTCATGGGCCGGCACTGTGGCCTGCGCAAACCTCCCGAAACAGGGCTCTCGCCGTTCGAGACCCCTCGGCTCCAAGCGTACGACTGCTCGGTTGCGAGCCTGAAGTCTTTTACGGGGTACCCGTGATGGGCCGGGAGGGGGCGGGGCACAGGGCCGCCGTGGCGAGCCCCACGAGGCGGGGGTGGACCTACGAGGCGCGGGCGGGGCGGAAGCCGATGGTGGGGACCGCCCGGCGCAGGGCCCAGGGGCGGGCCGGGACCGGGAGCAGCCGCTCCAGGAAGGCGTACCGGGCGCGCAGGGCGGCCGGGTCCTGGCCGTCGCACCGCTGCGCCTGCTGCCACCAGGCGGCGATCTCGCCCCAGGTGGGCGCGGACAGCGAGCCGCCGAACTCCTGTACGGACAGGGCGGCGGTGAGTCCGGCGAAGGCGAGCCGGTCGGCGAGCGGCCAGCCGGCCAGGGTGCCGGTGACGAAGCCGGCCACGAAGACGTCGCCGGCGCCGGTCGGGTCGAGGGCGGCGACCTGGATGGCGGGTACCTCGGCGATCTCGCCGGTGGCGCCGTCGACCGCGTAGGCGCCTTCGGAGCCGAGGGTGACGACGGCGTAGCGGACCTTGTCGGCCAGGGCGCGGGCGGCGGCGCGGGGGCAGTCGGTGCGGGTGTAGCGCATGGCCTCGGCGGCGTTCGGGAGGAAGGCCTCGCAGTGCTCCAGGTCGGGGAGGGCGGCGAGGTCCCAGCGGCCGGTGTCGTCCCAGCCGACGTCGGCGAAGACCCGGGCCCCGGAGCGTGCGGCGCGGGCCACCCAGTCCTCCGGCTGACCGGGGACGAGGGAGGCGACGGCGGCGCGGGAGTGCGGCGGGCAGGCGAGCGGGGCGCCGACGGGCGGGTCGATGCCGAGCCCCCCGTCGGCGCCGGGGTCCACGTCGGCGCCGGGGTCCACGTCGGCGGGCGGGGCGGCGTGACCGTGGGAGATCATGGTCCGCTCGCCCTCGTAGGCCATGGAGACGGTGACCGGGGAGTGCCAGCCGGCGATGGTGCGGGAGAGCGAGAGGTCGATGCCCTCGCCCTGTTCGAGGGCGTCCCAGCAGTACTCGCCGTAGTGGTCGTCGCCGAACGCGGCGGCGAGCGAGGTGCGCAGGCCGAGCCGGGCGAGCGCGGTGGCCATGTTGGCGACGCCGCCGGGGCTGGAGCCCATGCCGCGGGCCCAGGACTCGGTGCCGCGGACGGGCGCGCTGTCGAGGCCGGTGAAAATGATGTCGAGGAAGACCGTGCCGGTGAGGAAGACGTCGCACGCCGGGTCGGTGGGCGCGCGCAGCCGGCCCAGCGGGTCGACGACGTCGTTGTCGCGTTCGGTCACGGCAGGCTCCCCGGTCGTAATGCGGCGGCGGACCGGCACCATTGGCACGGTTTGTGCTGATGGTGCTGATCCGGACAGTGTGCCCGAAGGGGCAGAGGGGAGGCAGGGCGAACTTGCCGAAATCGTGTTCCCCTACCCAGCCATTCGAGTCCCAAAACGGGCCATGACGCGTATCGCGGCCTGAATCGGGGGATATCACCTTCTCCGCCCACTCGGATGCTCGATACACATGGTCTCGCGACCCGTGAATCCGCCGGGCGCCATCTCATTTCCCTGTTCAGTTCCTGGAACGCCCATGTCGTCGCGCCGCCCGCGTGCCCTGGGGGCGCTCGTCGCTCTCGTCGCCCTGTTCACGGCCGGTTACCTCGCCTCGTACCTGCTGCCGACCGTCGTCGGCCGACTGTCGGCGAGCCTCGGTCTGCGCCCCGCCCAAGCCGGAATGGTCGGCTCGATCCTGCTGCTCGGCTCGGCGTCGGCCGGCTTCACGCTCGCCGCCCGGGTGGAGCGGGTCGGCCCGCGCCGGGTGGCGCGGCTGGGGCTCGCGGCGATGGTCGTGGGATACGGGACGGCGTCCGCGACGGAGCTGTTGCCGCTGGTCGTGGCGGGTGCGGTGGTCGGGGGCTTCGGTTCCGGCACGGCGACGGCGGTCGCGGCCTCGGGCATCGCGGGCCGGCCGGACCCACAGCGGGGATCCACGCTGGGCCTGCTGTCGGTGTCGGTGACGGCGGGCGCGCTGTATCTGACGCTGCCCCGCCTCGGCGGCGGCCACGCGCTGCCGTTCCTGGCGATCGCGGGCGTCGCGGTGCTGGTGGCCCCGGCGACGCGGTGGCTGCCGGGGCCGCGCCGGGGCGCCCTGGACGCGGCCCCGCAGGGGGTGAGCGCCGGGCCGGACGCGCGTCCGCTGCCGGCCCGGCCGGCCGGTCTGGCGCTGGCGGGCTCGATCGTCTTCTGGTCGATGGCGCAGAACGCGCTGTGGGGCGTGAGCGGCCGGATCGGCGTCACCCGCGCGGGTCTGTCCGAGGTGGCCCTCGGACTGGTGTTCGCGGTGGCACTCGGGGCCGGGCTCGCCGGAGTCCTCGCCGCGGGGGCCCTCGGTTCACGCCTCGGACGGGCGGTGCCGATCGGCGGCGGCACGGCGCTGATCGCGGCCTGCGTGCTGCTGAGTTCGGCCGCGGCGGGACCGGTGTCCTTCGCGGCCGGCGAGATCCTGTGGAACGCGGTGTACCCGGTCGTCCTCTCGTACCTCCTCGGCCTCGCCGCCTCCCTCGACGCGCGCGGCCGGTGGGCGGTCCTGGTCGGCTCGGCCTCCTCGCTCGGCGTGGCCTGCGGGCCGGCCACCGGCAGCCTGCTGTCGGAGGCGGCGGGCTACCCGGGCATGGGCCTCACGCTGTGCGTCGTGCTGCTCGCGGCCGGACTGCCGATGACGGCGGTCGCCCGGCACGTCTCCGGCCGCCCACTGGTGCCCGGCTCCATCCGCCGCCGCGGCGGCGCCCCGGCGGCCTTCCTGGCCGCGACGACCTCCGCGCCGCCGTCCCTGCTCCCCCAGATCGGCGCCCCGGAACAGCCGGTCACCCCGATCCGCGTCCCCTCCCGGGGCCGCCGCCTGGCCCAGTCGGCCTTCCGCCTGGCCCGGCCGAACTCGCGGAGCTGAGGAGAGCGGGAGGGGGCATAGGCGGTACGTACTACGCCCTACGCGAGGTGGAAGTCGTACGCCTCGACCTCCGCCAGGTACCGCTCCCGGCGGGGCTCGTCGTCGTCCAGGAAGGACGCCAGGAAGGAGTTGCGGGCCAGGGTCCGCAGCTGGTCCGGCGTGAGGGAGAGCGTGTCGCGCACCGCGTCGAAGTTGTCCCCGACGTAGCCGCCGAAGTACGACGGGTCGTCGGAGTTGACGGTCGCCATCAGGCCCGCCGCCAGCATCTCGCGCAGCGGGTGGTCCTTGAGGGTGTCGATCGTCCGCAGCCGTACGTTCGACAGCGGGCACAGCGTCAGCGGCACCCGCTCCCGCGCCAGCCGCTCGACCAGCTCCGGGTCCTCCACGCAGCGCAGCCCGTGGTCGATGCGCTCCACGCCGAGGACGTCGAGGGCCTCACGGATGTACTCCGCCGGGCCCTCCTCGCCCGCGTGCGCGACCCGCCGCAGACCGAGCCGGGCGGCCTCCTCGTACACCTCGCGGAACTTCGCCGGCGGGTGCCCGACCTCGGCCGAGTCGAGCCCGACCCCGGTGATCCGGTCCAGGTACGGCCCGGCGGCCCGCAGCGTGTCGAGCGCCGACTCGGCCGACTCGTCGCGCAGGAAGCACATGATGAGCCGGGTGGAGATGCCGTACCGCTCCTCGGCGCGGTCCAGCGCCGCGCCCAGACCCTCGACGACGGTGCCGATCGGCACACCGCGCACGGTGTGCGCCTGCGGGTCGAAGAAGATCTCGGCGTGCCGTACGCCCTGCGCGGCGGCCCGCGCCAGGTAGGCGTCGGCCAGCTCGGTGAAGTCGTCGGCGGTGCGCAGCACGGCCATCAGGGCGTAGTAGAGGTCCAGGAAGGACTGGAGGTCGTCGAAGCGGTACGCCTCGCGCAGGGCCTCGGTGTCGGCGTACGGCAGGGTGACGCCGTTGCGCGCGGCGAGCGCGAAGGCCAGCTCGGGTTCGAGGGTGCCTTCGATGTGGAGGTGCAGTTCAGCCTTGGGGAAAGCCATGGGGTGTCGTTCTATCTCTTCGGTACGGGGACCCTCATCAGGTCCTGGGCAATGCTCAGCTCCCCCGTGAACCCGGCCGCCCTCGCCTGCCGCTCGAACTCCGCCGGATCGGCGTACCGCTGCGAGAAGTGGGTGAGCACGAGGTGCCGCACGCCCGCGTCCCGGGCGACCGCGGCGGCCTGGCCGGCCGTCAGATGGCCGTGGTCGGTGGCGAGCCGGACGTCCTCGTCGAGGAAGGTCGACTCGATGACGAGCAGATCGGCGCCGTCGGCGAGCGCGTGCACGCCGTCGCACAGCCGGGTGTCCATGACGAACGCGACCCGCTGCCCGCGCCGGACCTCGCTGACCTCCTCCAGCGTGACGCCGTCCAGGACGCCCTCGCGCTGGAGCCGGCCCACGTCGGGGCCCGCGATGCCGTGCGCGGCGAGCCGCTCGGGCAGGATGCGGCGCCCGTCCGGTTCGACGAGGCGGTAGCCGTACGACTCCACGGGGTGGGAGAGCAGGGCGGCTTCGAGCGTGTACGAGTCGGTGACCGCGAGCGGCCCGTCGGCCGCGACGGGGACCTCGGTCAGCGAGACGGTCTCGTGGTACGCCGTGGCGTACCGCAGCCGCTCGAAGTACCGCTGTCCGCTCGCCGGGTAGTGCGCGGTGACGGGGTGCGGGACCCGGTCGAGGTTGATCCGCTGGATCACCCCGGCCAGGCCCAGCGAGTGGTCGCCGTGGAAGTGCGTGACGCAGATCCGGTTCAGGTCGTGCGCCGCGACCCCGGCCCGCAGCATCTGGCGCTGCGTCCCCTCGCCGGGGTCGAAGAGGATGCCCTGCCCGTCCCAGCGCAGCAGATAGCCGTTGTGGTTGCGGTGCCGGGTCGGGACCTGGCTGGCCGTCCCGAGGACGACCAGTTCACGTGCGGACAAGGAGACGCTCCGGACCTATCCGGGCGGCCAGTTGAGGCCGCGGCCGCCCAGCACGTGGGCGTGCGCGTGGAAGACGGTCTGGCCCGCGCCGGAGCCGGTGTTGAGGACGATGCGGTAGCCGCTCTCGTCCACCTTCTCCTGCTCGGCGACCTGACCGGCCTCGCGCAGCACGTCGGCGGCGATGTCCGGCGCGCCGGCCGCCAGCGAGGCGGCGTCGGGGTAGTGCGCGCGCGGGATCACGAGCACGTGGGTGGGCGCCTGCGGGTTGATGTCGCGGAACGCGACGGTCGTCTCCGTCTCGCGCACGATGGTCGCCGGGACCTCCCCCGCCACGATCTTGCAGAACAGGCAGTCGCTCTGCGGCTCTCCGGCCATGGCCCGGGCCTCCTCGTCTCGGTCGAACTCGATCACACGTACACCCGCATGCTATCCGGGACCGCCGACGGCCCGGCCGGTTATCCCCATACCTTCCGGCCCCTTCGGCACCCGCGAACCCCAGGGCCTCCGGCCCTTACGACCAGCGGCCGGTGCGGCCGAGGACGAGCGCGGCGGCCGCCGTACCCGCCGTGGAGGTGCGCAGGACGCTCGGCCCGAGCCGGTACGGCCGGGCGCCCGCCGCCTCGAACAGCGCCAGTTCCTCCGGCGACACGCCCCCTTCGGGCCCGACGACCAGCACGATCGTTCCCTCGCGCGGCAGTTCGGCGGTCGCGAGCGCGCCGCTCGGGTGGTCGCGGTCCTCGTGCAGCACGGCGGCGAAGTCGGCGGTCGCGAGCAGCGCGGCGACCTGCTTGGACGTCATCAGATCGGCGACCTCGGGGAACCGGGTGCGGCGCGACTGCTTGCCGGCCTCGCGGGCGGTGGTGCGCCACTTGCCGAGGGCCTTCTGCCCGCGGTCGCCCTTCCACTGGGTGATGCAGCGGGACGCGGCCCACGGCACGATCGCGTCCACGCCGGTCTCGGTCATGGTCTCGACGGCCAGTTCGCCGCGGTCGCCCTTGGGCAGGGCCTGGACGACGGTGATCGAGGGCGCGGGCGTGGGGTTCTCGTGCGGCGCGGAGGTCTCCACGGTCAGCCGGTCCTTGCCCTCCACGGCCCGCACCACGCCGTCGAGCCAGCGGCCCCGGCCGTCGGTCAGGACGACGTCCTCGCCCGGCTGGAGCCGCTTCACGGACACGGCGTGCCGGCCCTCGGGCCCGTCCAGGACGTACAGCCGGGTGTCGGGAAGGGTGTCGACGACGAAGACGGGTGCGGTCACGAGGTGCTCCTGGGACTGACGGGGCTGGTGGTGCCGTAGAGGGCGGTGTGGAGTTCTTCGGCGAGGACCTCGACCAGTCGCCCGGCCGGCAGCTCCCGGGCCAGCCGGTGGCCCTGCCCGGCCCACAGCGCCATGCCCTGCGGGTCCCCGGCGGTCGCGGCGGCCCGGCGCAGCGGGGCGG contains the following coding sequences:
- a CDS encoding adenosine deaminase (Adenosine deaminase (ADA) isa monomeric zinc dependent enzymewhich catalyzes the irreversible hydrolytic deamination of both adenosine, as well as desoxyadenosine, to ammonia and inosine or desoxyinosine, respectively. ADA plays an important role in...; cd01320;~Adenosine deaminase [Nucleotide transport and metabolism]; COG1816;~Adenosine deaminase [Streptomyces venezuelae ATCC10712];~identified by MetaGeneAnnotator; putative;~purine riboside binding site [chemical binding]); this encodes MAFPKAELHLHIEGTLEPELAFALAARNGVTLPYADTEALREAYRFDDLQSFLDLYYALMAVLRTADDFTELADAYLARAAAQGVRHAEIFFDPQAHTVRGVPIGTVVEGLGAALDRAEERYGISTRLIMCFLRDESAESALDTLRAAGPYLDRITGVGLDSAEVGHPPAKFREVYEEAARLGLRRVAHAGEEGPAEYIREALDVLGVERIDHGLRCVEDPELVERLARERVPLTLCPLSNVRLRTIDTLKDHPLREMLAAGLMATVNSDDPSYFGGYVGDNFDAVRDTLSLTPDQLRTLARNSFLASFLDDDEPRRERYLAEVEAYDFHLA
- a CDS encoding ribonuclease Z (Metallo-beta-lactamase superfamily; cl00446;~identified by MetaGeneAnnotator; putative;~ribonuclease Z [Amycolatopsis mediterranei U32]) — encoded protein: MSARELVVLGTASQVPTRHRNHNGYLLRWDGQGILFDPGEGTQRQMLRAGVAAHDLNRICVTHFHGDHSLGLAGVIQRINLDRVPHPVTAHYPASGQRYFERLRYATAYHETVSLTEVPVAADGPLAVTDSYTLEAALLSHPVESYGYRLVEPDGRRILPERLAAHGIAGPDVGRLQREGVLDGVTLEEVSEVRRGQRVAFVMDTRLCDGVHALADGADLLVIESTFLDEDVRLATDHGHLTAGQAAAVARDAGVRHLVLTHFSQRYADPAEFERQARAAGFTGELSIAQDLMRVPVPKR
- a CDS encoding transmembrane efflux protein (identified by MetaGeneAnnotator; putative;~transmembrane efflux protein [Streptomyces ghanaensis ATCC14672]), coding for MSSRRPRALGALVALVALFTAGYLASYLLPTVVGRLSASLGLRPAQAGMVGSILLLGSASAGFTLAARVERVGPRRVARLGLAAMVVGYGTASATELLPLVVAGAVVGGFGSGTATAVAASGIAGRPDPQRGSTLGLLSVSVTAGALYLTLPRLGGGHALPFLAIAGVAVLVAPATRWLPGPRRGALDAAPQGVSAGPDARPLPARPAGLALAGSIVFWSMAQNALWGVSGRIGVTRAGLSEVALGLVFAVALGAGLAGVLAAGALGSRLGRAVPIGGGTALIAACVLLSSAAAGPVSFAAGEILWNAVYPVVLSYLLGLAASLDARGRWAVLVGSASSLGVACGPATGSLLSEAAGYPGMGLTLCVVLLAAGLPMTAVARHVSGRPLVPGSIRRRGGAPAAFLAATTSAPPSLLPQIGAPEQPVTPIRVPSRGRRLAQSAFRLARPNSRS
- a CDS encoding ribosomal RNA small subunit methyltransferase E (16S ribosomal RNA methyltransferase RsmE; Provisional;~Ribosomal RNA small subunit methyltransferase E [Streptomyces venezuelae ATCC10712];~identified by MetaGeneAnnotator; putative); translated protein: MTAPVFVVDTLPDTRLYVLDGPEGRHAVSVKRLQPGEDVVLTDGRGRWLDGVVRAVEGKDRLTVETSAPHENPTPAPSITVVQALPKGDRGELAVETMTETGVDAIVPWAASRCITQWKGDRGQKALGKWRTTAREAGKQSRRTRFPEVADLMTSKQVAALLATADFAAVLHEDRDHPSGALATAELPREGTIVLVVGPEGGVSPEELALFEAAGARPYRLGPSVLRTSTAGTAAAALVLGRTGRWS
- a CDS encoding hit-family protein (HIT family signature motif;~Hit-family protein [Streptomyces griseus subsp. griseus NBRC13350];~Protein Kinase C Interacting protein related (PKCI): PKCI and related proteins belong to the ubiquitous HIT family of hydrolases that act on alpha-phosphates of ribonucleotides. The members ofthis subgroup have a conserved HxHxHxx motif (x is a...; cd01276;~catalytic residue [active];~identified by MetaGeneAnnotator; putative;~nucleotide binding site/active site [active]) gives rise to the protein MAGEPQSDCLFCKIVAGEVPATIVRETETTVAFRDINPQAPTHVLVIPRAHYPDAASLAAGAPDIAADVLREAGQVAEQEKVDESGYRIVLNTGSGAGQTVFHAHAHVLGGRGLNWPPG